A portion of the Vespula vulgaris chromosome 14, iyVesVulg1.1, whole genome shotgun sequence genome contains these proteins:
- the LOC127069103 gene encoding uncharacterized protein LOC127069103 isoform X2, which yields MPIQAPQWTEFLSCPVCCHDFDVAVRGPISLGCGHTICSTCLANLHRKQCPFDQSTINTEIERLPVNEALLQLVGNTVPTNVATSYQKLLPPEDHANYLVAKRCIEELALYLKPCQTNPTIAAGMGLVSRPMQRKLVTLVGCQLVEPEGRARAVRAARSLGERSVTELILQHQNPQQLSANLWAAVRARGCQFLGPALEDGSALSRKVLVMFVVQRLEPHFPQASKTSIGHVVQLLYRASCFKVSKREGDSSLMQLKEEFRTYDALRREHDAQIVQIATEAGLRIAPDQWSALLYGDTGHKSHMQSIIDKLQTPQSFAQSVQELVIALQRTPDPGQLSSLRPQLELLAAIDPSPETEPPTLAECRAALEAVRTVVAALVEFIQQHGNRKCSDGTHNIGPSQPKYKVSMCRDLALRGSCPRATNCTFAHSDMELDKYRSKNRKLSIRTNLSLNTNTELKTDKSIVQNNKVFKQSEEVPYHSIKPHDIHRDSFNSLNKVSPTQHPIISNENNFVGSLTSYMLPPPQNLSHMVPVKSMDIHCPHYIMPAASLDYNTTDMSMWDLPQVTSGVTNGISNSKKQRTVAKTLAMLLQRRMEILNQLETIVNKQAPQMKMNCDIQGDVLSSNLSIWANSSGNPIGPASNMSCSNNFRCTDSVLFDDEFVPFDASPSSKYGPISKLSKTMIRSPNGVPPTSLYNEGPPTISTFRPMPAPNSISSWYYGNQPYASIGTNGGMQSVTTSNYGDGYIALGRNISESQTHSHLLQQECMSKDLILESQKVKQQLKHLEKKINDLKLATQGAAFTAGERLAQELQMIEAGIREKEKDVRNWSPYGTVPWIQSPANLLTNQSFNQDYKTEEEDTYEAGIANDMRELELRWEFELQEQEKHWSSEEDNSKK from the exons ATGCCAATACAGGCACCACAGTGGACTGAATTTCTTTCTTGCCCAGTTTGTTGTCATGACTTTGATGTGGCCGTACGAGGTCCAATATCTTTAGGATGTGGTCATACAATATGCAGCACTTGTCTAGCAAATTTGCACCGCAAGCAATGCCCTTTCGATCAG AGTACTATAAACACtgaaatagaaagattacCGGTAAATGAAGCTTTGCTTCAACTAGTTGGTAATACTGTTCCAACAAATGTTGCAACATcgtatcaaaaattattaccaCCTGAAGATCATGCTAATTACTTAGTGGCTAAGCGCTGCATTGAAGAATTAGCGCTTTATTTGAAACCATGTCAGACAAATCCAACTATAGCAGCAGGAATGGGACTTGTGTCTCGTCCAATGCAGAGAAAATTGGTTACGTTGGTAGGCTGCCAATTAGTAGAACCAGAGGGAAGAGCACGTGCTGTACGAGCAGCTCGAAGCTTAGGGGAAAGATCTGTTACAGAGCTAATATTACAACATCAAAATCCTCAACAGCTTAGTGCCAATTTGTGGGCTGCTGTACGTGCACGTGGTTGTCAGTTCCTTGGGCCAG CTTTGGAGGATGGTTCAGCTCTTTCAAGAAAAGTTTTAGTAATGTTTGTGGTTCAACGTTTGGAACCACATTTTCCACAAGCATCAAAAACAAGTATTGGACATGTAGTACAGCTTCTTTATAGAGCAAGTTGTTTTAAG GTATCTAAAAGAGAAGGTGATTCATCTTTAATGCagttaaaagaagaatttaggACATATGATGCTTTAAGAAGAGAACACGATGCACAGATTGTTCAAATAGCAACTGAAGCTGGATTACGAATAGCTCCTGATCAATGGTCTGCTTTATTATACGGAGATACTGGTCATAAGTCTCATATGCAAAGTATTATTGACAAGCTACAAACGCCACAATCTTTTGCTCAAAGTGTGCAAGAATTAGTTATTGCCTTACAACGTACACCTGATCCAGGACAACTTAGCAGTTTAAGGCCACAACTAGAATTATTAGCTGCAATAGATCCTAGTCCAG AAACAGAACCGCCCACATTAGCTGAATGTCGTGCAGCACTGGAAGCTGTTAGAACTGTGGTTGCAGCTTTGGTGGAATTCATTCAGCAACATGGAAACAGGAAATGTTCAGATGGTACTCATAATATTGGCCCAAGTCAACCAAAGTATAAAGTAAGCATGTGTAGAGACCTTGCTCTTAGAGGATCTTGTCCGAGAGCTACCAATTGTACCTTTGCACATAGTGACATGGAACTTGATAA GTATAGATCAAAGAATCGAAAGTTGAGTATCAGAACAAATTTATCTTTGAATACCAATACGGAATTAAAGACGGATAAATCTATTGTCCAAAACAATAAGGTTTTTAAGCAAAGCGAAGAAGTACCTTATCATTCCATAAAACCGCATGATATTCATAGGGATA gTTTTAATTCGTTGAATAAAGTCAGTCCAACGCAACATCCTATCATTAgtaacgaaaataattttgttggaTCTTTGACAAGTTACATGTTGCCACCACCTCAAAATTTATCACATATGGTTCCAGTGAAAAGCATGGATATTCATTGTCCTCATTATATTATGCCTGCAGCATCTTTAGATTATAACACAACTGATATGAGTATGTGGGATCTGCCGCAAGTAACATCAGGTGTAACAAACGGAATTTCTAATAGTAAAAAg cAACGAACAGTAGCAAAAACATTGGCAATGTTGTTACAACGTAGAATGGAAATTTTGAATCAACTTGAAACTATAGTCAACAAGCAAGCTCCTCAGATGAAAATG AATTGTGACATCCAAGGAGATGTGCTTTCATCGAATTTATCGATATGGGCAAATTCATCTGGAAATCCTATAGGTCCTGCATCAAATATGAGTTGCAGTAATAATTTTCGATGTACAGATTCTGTATTATTTGATGATGAATTTGTACCATTTGACGCTTCACCTTCGAGCAAGTATGGACCAATATCCAAATTATCAAAAACCATGATAAG atCTCCAAATGGTGTACCACCTACAAGTCTGTATAACGAGGGTCCACCTACAATATCTACTTTTCGACCTATGCCAGCTCCTAATTCCATTTCATCGTGGTATTACGGTAATCAGC CTTATGCATCTATCGGTACAAACGGAGGAATGCAATCTGTTACTACATCTAATTATGGAGATGGATATATTGCTCTTGGACGAAATATATCAGAATCACAAACACATTCACATCTTTTGCAACAGGAATGTATGTCCAAAGA TTTAATCTTGGAATCACAGAAAGTAAAACAACAATTGAAacatttagaaaagaaaattaatgatctAAAG CTTGCAACACAAGGTGCAGCTTTTACAGCTGGTGAAAGACTTGCACAGGAGTTGCAAATGATTGAAGCAGgtattagagaaaaagaaaaggatgtgAGAAATTGGAGTCCTTATGGTACCGTACCATGGATTCAATCACCAGCTAACTTACTTACAAATCAAAGTTTCAATCAGGATTATAAGACCGAAGAg gAAGATACATACGAGGCTGGCATTGCGAATGATATGCGCGAATTAGAATTACGATGGGAGTTTGAACTGCAAGAACAGGAAAAACATTGGTCGAGCGAAGAAGATAATTCGAAAAAGTAA
- the LOC127069103 gene encoding roquin-1 isoform X1 — MPIQAPQWTEFLSCPVCCHDFDVAVRGPISLGCGHTICSTCLANLHRKQCPFDQSTINTEIERLPVNEALLQLVGNTVPTNVATSYQKLLPPEDHANYLVAKRCIEELALYLKPCQTNPTIAAGMGLVSRPMQRKLVTLVGCQLVEPEGRARAVRAARSLGERSVTELILQHQNPQQLSANLWAAVRARGCQFLGPAMQEEVLKLVLLALEDGSALSRKVLVMFVVQRLEPHFPQASKTSIGHVVQLLYRASCFKVSKREGDSSLMQLKEEFRTYDALRREHDAQIVQIATEAGLRIAPDQWSALLYGDTGHKSHMQSIIDKLQTPQSFAQSVQELVIALQRTPDPGQLSSLRPQLELLAAIDPSPETEPPTLAECRAALEAVRTVVAALVEFIQQHGNRKCSDGTHNIGPSQPKYKVSMCRDLALRGSCPRATNCTFAHSDMELDKYRSKNRKLSIRTNLSLNTNTELKTDKSIVQNNKVFKQSEEVPYHSIKPHDIHRDSFNSLNKVSPTQHPIISNENNFVGSLTSYMLPPPQNLSHMVPVKSMDIHCPHYIMPAASLDYNTTDMSMWDLPQVTSGVTNGISNSKKQRTVAKTLAMLLQRRMEILNQLETIVNKQAPQMKMNCDIQGDVLSSNLSIWANSSGNPIGPASNMSCSNNFRCTDSVLFDDEFVPFDASPSSKYGPISKLSKTMIRSPNGVPPTSLYNEGPPTISTFRPMPAPNSISSWYYGNQPYASIGTNGGMQSVTTSNYGDGYIALGRNISESQTHSHLLQQECMSKDLILESQKVKQQLKHLEKKINDLKLATQGAAFTAGERLAQELQMIEAGIREKEKDVRNWSPYGTVPWIQSPANLLTNQSFNQDYKTEEEDTYEAGIANDMRELELRWEFELQEQEKHWSSEEDNSKK; from the exons ATGCCAATACAGGCACCACAGTGGACTGAATTTCTTTCTTGCCCAGTTTGTTGTCATGACTTTGATGTGGCCGTACGAGGTCCAATATCTTTAGGATGTGGTCATACAATATGCAGCACTTGTCTAGCAAATTTGCACCGCAAGCAATGCCCTTTCGATCAG AGTACTATAAACACtgaaatagaaagattacCGGTAAATGAAGCTTTGCTTCAACTAGTTGGTAATACTGTTCCAACAAATGTTGCAACATcgtatcaaaaattattaccaCCTGAAGATCATGCTAATTACTTAGTGGCTAAGCGCTGCATTGAAGAATTAGCGCTTTATTTGAAACCATGTCAGACAAATCCAACTATAGCAGCAGGAATGGGACTTGTGTCTCGTCCAATGCAGAGAAAATTGGTTACGTTGGTAGGCTGCCAATTAGTAGAACCAGAGGGAAGAGCACGTGCTGTACGAGCAGCTCGAAGCTTAGGGGAAAGATCTGTTACAGAGCTAATATTACAACATCAAAATCCTCAACAGCTTAGTGCCAATTTGTGGGCTGCTGTACGTGCACGTGGTTGTCAGTTCCTTGGGCCAG CAATGCAAGAGGAAGTTCTCAAACTAGTTCTTTTAGCTTTGGAGGATGGTTCAGCTCTTTCAAGAAAAGTTTTAGTAATGTTTGTGGTTCAACGTTTGGAACCACATTTTCCACAAGCATCAAAAACAAGTATTGGACATGTAGTACAGCTTCTTTATAGAGCAAGTTGTTTTAAG GTATCTAAAAGAGAAGGTGATTCATCTTTAATGCagttaaaagaagaatttaggACATATGATGCTTTAAGAAGAGAACACGATGCACAGATTGTTCAAATAGCAACTGAAGCTGGATTACGAATAGCTCCTGATCAATGGTCTGCTTTATTATACGGAGATACTGGTCATAAGTCTCATATGCAAAGTATTATTGACAAGCTACAAACGCCACAATCTTTTGCTCAAAGTGTGCAAGAATTAGTTATTGCCTTACAACGTACACCTGATCCAGGACAACTTAGCAGTTTAAGGCCACAACTAGAATTATTAGCTGCAATAGATCCTAGTCCAG AAACAGAACCGCCCACATTAGCTGAATGTCGTGCAGCACTGGAAGCTGTTAGAACTGTGGTTGCAGCTTTGGTGGAATTCATTCAGCAACATGGAAACAGGAAATGTTCAGATGGTACTCATAATATTGGCCCAAGTCAACCAAAGTATAAAGTAAGCATGTGTAGAGACCTTGCTCTTAGAGGATCTTGTCCGAGAGCTACCAATTGTACCTTTGCACATAGTGACATGGAACTTGATAA GTATAGATCAAAGAATCGAAAGTTGAGTATCAGAACAAATTTATCTTTGAATACCAATACGGAATTAAAGACGGATAAATCTATTGTCCAAAACAATAAGGTTTTTAAGCAAAGCGAAGAAGTACCTTATCATTCCATAAAACCGCATGATATTCATAGGGATA gTTTTAATTCGTTGAATAAAGTCAGTCCAACGCAACATCCTATCATTAgtaacgaaaataattttgttggaTCTTTGACAAGTTACATGTTGCCACCACCTCAAAATTTATCACATATGGTTCCAGTGAAAAGCATGGATATTCATTGTCCTCATTATATTATGCCTGCAGCATCTTTAGATTATAACACAACTGATATGAGTATGTGGGATCTGCCGCAAGTAACATCAGGTGTAACAAACGGAATTTCTAATAGTAAAAAg cAACGAACAGTAGCAAAAACATTGGCAATGTTGTTACAACGTAGAATGGAAATTTTGAATCAACTTGAAACTATAGTCAACAAGCAAGCTCCTCAGATGAAAATG AATTGTGACATCCAAGGAGATGTGCTTTCATCGAATTTATCGATATGGGCAAATTCATCTGGAAATCCTATAGGTCCTGCATCAAATATGAGTTGCAGTAATAATTTTCGATGTACAGATTCTGTATTATTTGATGATGAATTTGTACCATTTGACGCTTCACCTTCGAGCAAGTATGGACCAATATCCAAATTATCAAAAACCATGATAAG atCTCCAAATGGTGTACCACCTACAAGTCTGTATAACGAGGGTCCACCTACAATATCTACTTTTCGACCTATGCCAGCTCCTAATTCCATTTCATCGTGGTATTACGGTAATCAGC CTTATGCATCTATCGGTACAAACGGAGGAATGCAATCTGTTACTACATCTAATTATGGAGATGGATATATTGCTCTTGGACGAAATATATCAGAATCACAAACACATTCACATCTTTTGCAACAGGAATGTATGTCCAAAGA TTTAATCTTGGAATCACAGAAAGTAAAACAACAATTGAAacatttagaaaagaaaattaatgatctAAAG CTTGCAACACAAGGTGCAGCTTTTACAGCTGGTGAAAGACTTGCACAGGAGTTGCAAATGATTGAAGCAGgtattagagaaaaagaaaaggatgtgAGAAATTGGAGTCCTTATGGTACCGTACCATGGATTCAATCACCAGCTAACTTACTTACAAATCAAAGTTTCAATCAGGATTATAAGACCGAAGAg gAAGATACATACGAGGCTGGCATTGCGAATGATATGCGCGAATTAGAATTACGATGGGAGTTTGAACTGCAAGAACAGGAAAAACATTGGTCGAGCGAAGAAGATAATTCGAAAAAGTAA